One Papaver somniferum cultivar HN1 chromosome 10, ASM357369v1, whole genome shotgun sequence genomic window carries:
- the LOC113315504 gene encoding uncharacterized protein LOC113315504, with the protein MISIAQNQHYHNYSCIDRVGLGGGLILMWKDGITCDIASTADNIIHAHVKLDPSKPEVLFSFMYGSTYTDPKKKQWNFIYEFSEVVYQPWLVLGDLNFHLDKNKCSSDTWVQNRVRDAGLDDIGYEGKDYTWTSNIYGTGTRKATLDMGLGNPDWFLNFPQTKVFHLNHIASDHCPVLLVTKQQAPSSVDQNVRVKALTHDLENWYKIQTSFYKKKSRDKHILDMDNNTRYFHSLVNKRLHRNNINALLYNNDNGCKDRDSVSNLLTYHCSFIACTSNHVLHYNDFNNVFHVITDVDNMALLSIPSSEEIITLVKSMYAWSSRGPDSFQAGFYQSQRPIVGKDVTDVVQSFFETGFMPKHLNQTYICLIPKVKEPKKASDFRPIGLCHVIVHTMKHKEGVSGIMALKLDLSKAFDKLEFPLS; encoded by the exons ATGATCTCCATTGCTCAAAACCAACATTACCATAATTACTCCTGTATTGATAGAGTTGGTCTTGGTGGTGGCCTTATTCTTATGTGGAAAGATGGTATAACTTGCGATATTGCTAGCACTGCTGATAACATTATTCATGCCCATGTGAAGCTAGACCCTAGTAAGCCTGAGGTTTTATTTTCTTTCATGTATGGCTCAACCTATACTGATCCCAAGAAGAAACAATGGAATTTCATTTATGAATTCAGTGAAGTTGTCTACCAACCTTGGTTGGTCCTAGGTGATCTAAATTTCCATCTTGATAAAAATAAATGTAGTTCTGACACTTGGGTTCAAAATAGGGTTAGAGATGCAGGTTTAGATGATATAGGTTATGAAGGAAAAGATTATACTTGGACCAGTAATATTTATGGCACTGGTACTAGGAAAGCTACGCTAGACATGGGTTTAGGAAATCCTGACTGGTTTTTAAATTTCCCTCAAACTAAAGTTTTCCATTTAAATCACATTGCTTCTGATCACTGCCCTGTCCTTCTAGTTACT AAACAACAGGCTCCTTCCTCAGTTGATCAAAATGTGAGAGTTAAAGCCTTAACTCATGATCTAGAAAACTGGTATAAAATTCAAACTAGTTTCTACAAGAAAAAATCCAGAGACAAGCACATACTTGATATGGATAACAACACTAGATACTTCCACTCTCTAGTGAATAAGAGACTCCATAGAAATAATATTAATGCACTTCTTTATAATAATGATAACGGGTGCAAAGATAGAGACTCTGTTAGTAACCTTCTCACATATCATTGTAGCTTCATTGCTTGTACTAGTAATCATGTTTTGCATTATAATGATTTCAATAATGTTTTTCATGTCATTACTGATGTTGATAATATGGCTTTGCTCTCTATTCCATCTTCTGAAGAGATTATAACTCTTGTTAAATCTATGTATGCCTGGAGCTCCCGAGGCCCTGATAGCTTTCAAGCTGGTTTCTACCAATCTCAACGGCCCATTGTAGGTAAAGATGTAACTGACGTTGTTCAAAGTTTTTTTGAAACTGGTTTCATGCCTAAGCATCTTAACCAAACTTATATTTGCTTAATTCCTAAAGTGAAAGAACCTAAGAAAGCTAGTGATTTCAGACCTATTGGTCTAT GTCATGTAATTGTTCACACTATGAAGCATAAAGAGGGTGTTAGTGGGATTATGGCTTTGAAATTAGATCTTTCTAAGGCTTTTGATAAGTTGGAATTCCCTTTATCTTGA